One genomic region from Longimicrobium sp. encodes:
- a CDS encoding phosphoenolpyruvate carboxylase has protein sequence MDDVKVGTGDGPLWRAPSQEERLAELVTEDAATKEAPLRRDVRSLGILLGRVLREQEGDALYAAVEELRGLLIEGRGESAGRDPSPPALSDAGMDRASAIVAALDVEQAYGLTKAFSIYFELTNLAETAHRARRRRAAEIHAELPPQPGTFRGTLLRLRQAGLGPDEVLARLAEVAVIPVFTAHPTEVSRRTVLFKRARIARALARIDRLPLTDREAARQEEAITAEITALWQTDEVRRSRPSVRDEIQMGLDYYRRVLIETVPGLYAELADGFRAEYGDAPAAASLPPVVRFGSWIGGDRDGNPYVTPEVTRAALQAARETILDRYVRALEQLVERLSTSTLQTPVSPALAAALERYAETSATLDPVPERRSQTELYRRFLGYVGARLRFARDDPHHALAYASAADFAADLALVRESLAENRGGRLAELLIDPLLRQVETFGFHLHTLDVRQHARLHAKAREELLGVAGDAGTLPDPPSDETRAVLDTMRAVADLKRRYPPEAIQTYVISGATSVDDVLTVARLAEACGVRVAAEGEDPGVMPVPLFESIDDLRACPEICRELWTRADYARLLDSWGRRQEVMLGYSDSNKDGGYWMANWALHKAQRRLGEVCQAHGVDFRLFHGRGGTVGRGGGRANQAILAMPPIAVNGRIRVTEQGEVISFRYAIPEIAHRHLEQIVGAMLLASLPTSAGREAG, from the coding sequence GTGGACGACGTGAAGGTGGGGACGGGCGACGGGCCGCTCTGGCGCGCGCCGTCGCAGGAGGAGCGGCTGGCGGAGCTGGTGACGGAGGACGCGGCCACGAAGGAGGCGCCGCTGCGCCGCGACGTGCGCTCGCTCGGCATCCTGCTGGGGCGCGTGCTGCGCGAGCAGGAGGGCGACGCGCTCTACGCCGCGGTCGAGGAGCTGCGCGGGCTGCTGATAGAGGGCCGCGGCGAGTCCGCCGGCCGCGACCCGTCGCCCCCCGCGCTTTCGGACGCGGGGATGGACCGCGCCTCGGCCATCGTCGCCGCGCTGGACGTGGAGCAGGCGTACGGGCTCACCAAGGCGTTCTCCATCTACTTCGAGCTCACCAACCTGGCCGAGACCGCGCACCGCGCCCGCCGCCGCCGCGCCGCCGAGATCCACGCCGAGCTTCCGCCGCAGCCCGGCACCTTCCGCGGCACCCTCCTCCGCCTGCGCCAGGCCGGGCTCGGGCCTGACGAGGTGCTCGCGCGGCTGGCCGAGGTCGCCGTCATCCCCGTCTTCACCGCGCACCCGACCGAGGTGTCGCGCCGCACGGTGCTGTTCAAGCGCGCCCGCATCGCCCGCGCACTGGCGCGCATCGACCGGCTGCCGCTCACGGACCGCGAGGCCGCGCGGCAGGAGGAGGCGATCACCGCCGAGATCACCGCGCTCTGGCAGACCGACGAGGTGCGCCGCAGCCGGCCGAGCGTGCGCGACGAGATCCAGATGGGGCTGGACTACTATCGCCGCGTGCTGATCGAGACCGTCCCCGGCCTGTACGCCGAGCTGGCGGACGGCTTCCGCGCGGAGTATGGCGATGCACCGGCGGCCGCGTCGCTCCCGCCGGTCGTCCGCTTCGGCAGCTGGATCGGCGGCGACCGCGACGGCAACCCGTACGTGACCCCCGAGGTCACCCGCGCCGCGCTGCAGGCCGCGCGCGAGACCATCCTCGACCGCTACGTCAGGGCGCTGGAGCAGCTGGTGGAGCGGCTCAGCACCTCCACGCTGCAGACGCCCGTCTCCCCCGCGCTGGCCGCGGCGCTGGAGCGGTACGCCGAGACCAGCGCCACGCTGGACCCCGTCCCCGAGCGGCGCTCGCAGACCGAGCTGTACCGCCGCTTCCTGGGCTACGTGGGCGCGCGCCTCCGCTTCGCGCGCGACGACCCGCATCACGCCCTCGCCTACGCGTCAGCGGCGGACTTCGCGGCGGACCTCGCGCTCGTCCGCGAATCCCTGGCCGAGAACCGCGGCGGCCGCCTCGCCGAGCTCCTCATCGACCCGCTGCTGCGGCAGGTCGAGACCTTCGGGTTCCATCTCCACACCCTCGACGTCCGCCAGCATGCGCGCCTCCACGCGAAAGCGCGCGAGGAGCTGCTGGGCGTTGCGGGAGATGCGGGAACGCTCCCCGATCCCCCCTCCGACGAGACGCGCGCGGTGCTGGACACGATGCGCGCCGTGGCCGACCTGAAGCGCCGCTATCCCCCCGAGGCCATCCAGACCTACGTCATCAGCGGGGCGACGTCGGTCGACGACGTGCTCACCGTCGCGCGCCTGGCCGAGGCGTGCGGCGTGCGCGTGGCCGCGGAGGGGGAGGATCCGGGGGTGATGCCGGTGCCGCTCTTCGAGTCCATCGACGACCTGCGCGCCTGCCCGGAGATCTGCCGCGAGCTGTGGACGCGCGCCGACTACGCGCGGCTGCTGGACAGCTGGGGGCGGCGGCAGGAGGTGATGCTGGGGTATTCCGACTCCAACAAGGACGGGGGGTACTGGATGGCGAACTGGGCGCTCCACAAGGCCCAGCGGCGGCTCGGCGAGGTCTGCCAGGCGCACGGGGTGGACTTCCGCCTCTTCCACGGCCGCGGGGGCACGGTGGGGCGCGGCGGCGGGCGGGCGAACCAGGCGATCCTCGCCATGCCGCCGATCGCGGTCAACGGGCGAATCCGGGTGACGGAGCAGGGGGAGGTGATCTCCTTCCGCTACGCGATCCCCGAGATCGCGCACCGTCACCTGGAGCAGATCGTCGGCGCCATGCTGCTGGCGTCCCTCCCCACCAGCGCCGGGCGCGAGGCCGGGG
- a CDS encoding TonB-dependent receptor plug domain-containing protein: MATPSRLVRGAAMALALWALACRGPRPGDPAPEPVEPYPPGPVATGHAQVDGDEARDARVVRAEELLRGRVAGVQVTVLPTGGISVRIRGRTSLSASEEPLYVVDGSTVHAEPGGALTWLDPHDIDRIEVLKDPGETAFYGVRGANGVILITTRH; this comes from the coding sequence ATGGCCACACCGTCACGTCTCGTCCGCGGCGCCGCGATGGCGCTCGCGCTCTGGGCCCTGGCCTGCCGCGGGCCCCGCCCCGGCGACCCGGCGCCCGAGCCGGTTGAGCCTTATCCACCGGGCCCCGTGGCCACCGGCCACGCGCAGGTCGACGGCGACGAGGCACGGGACGCGCGCGTGGTCCGCGCGGAGGAGCTGCTTCGCGGCCGGGTGGCGGGGGTGCAGGTGACGGTGCTCCCGACCGGCGGGATCTCGGTGCGCATCCGCGGGCGGACGTCGCTGAGCGCGAGCGAGGAGCCGCTGTACGTGGTGGACGGCAGCACGGTGCACGCGGAGCCGGGCGGCGCGCTCACCTGGCTGGACCCGCACGACATCGACCGCATCGAGGTGCTGAAGGACCCGGGCGAGACCGCGTTCTACGGCGTCCGCGGCGCCAACGGGGTGATCCTCATCACCACCAGGCACTAA
- a CDS encoding DMT family protein, whose amino-acid sequence MTTVLLLTISNVFMTYAWYGHLRHRGVPLFTTILLSWGIAFFEYCFQVPANRFGYGRFTAAELKTLQEVISLVVFAVFSVLYLREEFRWNYAAGFVLIIAAVFVVFHKW is encoded by the coding sequence ATGACGACCGTTCTGCTGCTGACCATCTCCAACGTCTTCATGACGTACGCCTGGTACGGCCACCTGCGCCACCGCGGCGTGCCGCTGTTCACCACCATCCTGCTGAGCTGGGGGATCGCGTTCTTCGAGTACTGCTTCCAGGTGCCCGCGAACCGCTTCGGCTACGGCCGCTTCACCGCGGCCGAGCTGAAGACGCTGCAGGAGGTGATCTCGCTCGTCGTCTTCGCCGTCTTTTCCGTGCTGTACCTGCGCGAGGAGTTCCGCTGGAACTACGCGGCGGGGTTCGTGCTGATCATCGCGGCCGTGTTCGTCGTCTTCCACAAGTGGTGA
- a CDS encoding HD-GYP domain-containing protein, which produces MAKLEIEKDTLTLTGAAVASATLVGLAWLMDALRRDRWARQMHRKLVDLLLNALTADDPVTARHSRRVADLTSVLAGACGGLSRPELATLRVAALLHDMGKIDDRFFLIVHSRKRLSEEQRAEIKHHPHLSATILQPLEEMHPGIQKIVSSHHECWDGSGYPCGIGGHEIPLAARIIAVADVFDAMTQPRKYKGPMPVEEALEKLDEGAGHQFDPRLVALVESGPVLAQWTQIALQGQRDEQDHLENPNPTERAIEHVAAEV; this is translated from the coding sequence ATGGCGAAGCTGGAGATCGAGAAGGATACCCTGACGCTCACCGGAGCGGCGGTCGCGTCCGCCACGCTGGTGGGGCTGGCGTGGCTGATGGACGCCCTGCGGCGCGACCGCTGGGCGCGGCAGATGCACCGCAAGCTGGTGGACCTGCTGCTGAACGCGCTTACCGCCGACGACCCCGTCACCGCGCGCCACAGCCGGCGCGTGGCCGACCTCACCTCGGTGCTGGCCGGGGCGTGCGGCGGGCTCTCGCGCCCGGAGCTGGCCACGCTGCGCGTGGCCGCGCTGCTGCACGACATGGGCAAGATCGACGACCGCTTCTTCCTGATCGTGCACTCGCGCAAGCGGCTGTCCGAAGAGCAGCGGGCCGAGATCAAGCACCACCCGCACCTGAGCGCCACCATCCTCCAGCCGCTGGAGGAGATGCACCCCGGCATCCAGAAGATCGTCAGCAGCCACCACGAGTGCTGGGACGGCAGCGGGTATCCGTGCGGCATCGGCGGGCACGAGATCCCGCTGGCGGCGCGCATCATCGCCGTGGCCGACGTGTTCGACGCGATGACGCAGCCGCGCAAGTACAAGGGGCCCATGCCGGTGGAGGAGGCGCTGGAGAAGCTGGACGAGGGCGCCGGCCACCAGTTCGACCCGCGCCTGGTGGCGCTGGTGGAGAGCGGCCCGGTGCTGGCCCAGTGGACCCAGATCGCCCTGCAGGGCCAGCGCGACGAGCAGGACCACCTGGAGAATCCCAACCCCACCGAGCGCGCCATCGAGCACGTGGCCGCGGAGGTGTAG